One Ranitomeya variabilis isolate aRanVar5 chromosome 4, aRanVar5.hap1, whole genome shotgun sequence genomic window, TTTGTGCGCCTGTGCTGGCGATCAGGCACCGGTAGAGGTGACTGCTGCTGCAAAGACTGCTACTACTGCTGTCCTCTCAAATTTTCCATGATGGGAAGCTTTGGACATAAGCGCTTCTTCTGTGGTCATCCCCCATTTTATGAGGGATCCACTGCGCTACACCCCAGATCCGCCTCCTTTGGTGCCCAAAACAATGCCCCTCCCCCCTCCACCGCCCCAGCCAGGATGTGCCAAGTCTCCAAGTGTCCCGGGCGGCTTTTTTTGCCCAGGGCGCCACCATATTGCTTCTGGGGCACACCCTCCGATGTCACTCGGGCAAGCCTTTTCCCAGTGTGCCTTGCCCGTGACATCAGCGGAGCGCGCCCCCAGAAGCCTAACTCACTatggagctgtggcaagaagacggAGGAGGAGGAGCGGCATGGCGGACCCAGAAGAGCCGACCAGGCCCGCGTCTGTGCCACCCACACCCACACGTACGCTAAGGCCCTCTGAACCCGCGGACGGCGCTTCCAGCACCTGAAAGCAGGCATACAGGCATGTGCCTGTTCTTCCAGTACTGGAACAGGAGTGGGTAAGcaggaataaaataataaaatcttcAACCCGCCCAGGTCTCAGCACAAGGCTTCCCGCCACcctttttatttcagtaggtttctggTCCTGGCTGGACGGATCCCTCTGTCAGGTGTGCTCTCATAGGTGAAGGGAAAAAACAGATATTTTTATCAATTGTCATTCGTACAGCATCTCTTTTTTTATACAGCAGTAGTTATTAAAATgtacaagaccaaatacagtttcttattttaaagaattgcaatgtatccaaaaAAATCGGATGCTATACAGTTGATCCTTATAGGATCCAATTATGAACCCATATATTTGAATAGGCAAGTAACATCCATATTATGGAAGAAGCTAGTGCATTTTGTAATTTTTCTCATGTGGAGATTTGGTCTGtgataaaagaaaaaacaaaacattcaTCTGAACAGCTccagacagcactcggaccaaaGTGAATAtagtcctctaggaatttaaatatgcaaatagactcttcagagaaaagaaaaagaacctgaactctagcgccacctattggatttAGGAACCCCAAATGTCACTATCGACCCTTTCGCAAACTTTGCCACATGACTTTGGCTAAGAAAACTAGACGTTCCATTTGTAAACACATTTGGGGGTGTTTGCTCCTCATTAGTGCAATGCAAGATGTCtgatttggcttcttatcctaagtaaTATGGCATGGCTCATTAAGAGGTCTATAGTGACTTTGgggttgctacatccaataggtggcattagagtttaGGTTCTCTTTCTTTCTTAAGAGGTTATTTGCACACGTGCACGTTTGTCATAATTGAAGGCATTTTAGACGTTATATAGGTTTCTAAAAACATTTCAAAATCAGCACCACTCCCGTCTATTTGGTTGTGTTTGGTCTTCCAGTCCAGCTCAATTTTAGCGAATGGGACTGAGCTGCAATATCATGCACCAGGACAGGTGTGGACTAATGTGGCGCCATTTTTGGAGTAACTCAGTCATGTAGTTCTAATCCTGGACAACATATTTAATGTAGTATCTATCACCGGACCCCCACTAGGGGGTTACCCTGTTTACAATTTCTCAGACACCACCAATGGACCAATCTACTATTTGGGAATACTTGATCGCCTTTATTTGTTCCCAATGCCAGACTGTTCCCATCTTTCATTTATATTCCTCATATGATTTGTACTTTATTCTTGTATTTTGCAACAATCATTTCTATTTTCCTAAGTACATCTTTCCAGTCAATAATCGTTGAACTGTCCAACAGAGTCCCCTTAATAGATATATTGTCTCCCACCTTGTATacatctttctcctcctcctcctcgtcctgcaCCTGTTCCACATCCTCAGCTCCTGCTTGTATGGCCAGTTCAACAGCCTGCTCCATCTGCACAGGTTTGCCATCTCGATCTTGGGTCTGGACGGTCACTACTCCCTTTTTATTAAAGCAATGTAGTGCATCAGTGTGAGTTCCCCTGTAAAACAGAATGAAAAATTACTCCATTTTTCTTTTCGTTTAAAAACTCAAAGAAAGTGAGTTgccaagttaggctactttcacacttgtgtcttatggcgtacgtcgcaatgcgtcgttttggagaacaaatgcatcctgcaaagttgcctgcaggatgcgttttttctccatagacttgcattagcaacgcattgcgacgtatggccacacgtagcatccgtcgtgcaacggatgcgtcgtgttttggcggccgcgacgcacaaaaaaagttcaatgtaacggttttttgtgcgtcgcgtccgccattttcgaccacgcatgtgcggccgaaactccaccccctcctccccggactgcagaatgggcagcggatgcgttgtaaaactgcatccgctatcCGCGGCcgacgtcttgcagttatttcacagcgtccgtcagtacgtcggcccgacgcatttcgacgggcccgtaccgacggaagtgtgaaagtagccttaatctgtATACCAGATTTTTTCaatctatatatattttatttatgtaCCCTTGGCATCGGCAAACATattagtgcaccttcccacctacttgttttccctctatcgccAAACAGGTGGGAAGATGAAATTagattggccacaccaagggtgcacttgtacttggtttgaatagtcattctgtgctgacagagtccctttaaaagggTCTTTAAGCCAAGTTTCCCTACAGCTTGTCCCTGGAGGGAACAGCAGCGGAAACCCTTTTAGCTGTCAATAATGGTAAGAACTAGACATTTTTAGCCACAAGTTTTAATAGTCGATATGGTTCCAAAAGCACATACCCATTTTTGTTAAGTAGGAGTCTGAGATCTGCAAAAGAGCGATTGGTGTTATCAGTCAGGAGTTCAATAATTAGAGAACATCCACCGGGCCCTCTAGCTTGATAGAGTGCATAGGACGTGGGTTTAGAtttatcctttaaaaaaaaaatgtttttttttaataattcaataattaaaaaatgtataaTCATCCAGTTCGTATAACAAAATCTACTTAAAGGGATTGTACAGAAATTGTGTACATGGAATTACAGAAGCTTGGCATTGCCAATGGCGAAATTCATGGTAAACCCCCGGAAGAAGCGAGCAGCGAAACAGCGTCCGTCGGGTGTAAGGGTTACACAGCCAGCAGCACATGTCTCCCAGATTTATCCTGGTACGTAAACTGGATCATTTGTTCTAATATAACTTCAGCTATAGACCTGGTGGTTATAAAGACATTTTCCACATGAATCTCCCTTTGGTGAACTTTTCCCCTGATATCCTGGGCAGAAGCTGCTATGGGACTGTACCCATAAACATGGTATAATTGGGAATTTGGAACGGAAGCCCTACTATCAGTACCTACATTTGGATTAACCCTACCTCCAGTATCAAACCAGTAGCTGATCTATATTGGTTGATCTATGAATTTGAAGTGTAACATATCTATTGTTTTTTGGACATAAAAGTgattacttttttgttgttgtagGCTTTGGTTTCTTACCACTCCTTTAATAGCAGCCTCAATGGAAGCTTTTGGCATGTTTCTTTGCCGTCCCTGCTCAACCAGCTGGCACAATAGTGGATTGAAATCGGGGTTTGGGCCCCCTTCTGTAAGGAGAAGAAAAAAATCATTCTATGCCCTTTTCCCCCAGTCCCCAATCATGAAACTCTCATCCATACCTCTCACTGCCACTCTGATCAATACGGTAAGCTTGTTAAACAGGCGTGACCTGGCTGCATCCTTTGGACCCTTTATATGCTTTACTTTGGACCATTTATTATGTCCAGCCGAAGCTACTGCCGATGTGTGAAGTCTCGCCTCCCGACCAGGACAATGTAATGTCTCCAAGGCTTTCTGACATCCAGACAGTGATCTCCAGAGACTGCTCCGGTAGGAGAAGCAGAACCTGCCCAGTGCTAGAGACATAGTGCAGCCACAGATTCACCCTATGGAAATGAAGGACGAGAAAGTCAATCACTGCTCTTCACACTACACAATAATACAACCCAGTGTGCTATGCAAAACAAAGGAACATGAAGGGTGTATGGGTAGGGGCTAATTTGTCAGGATCTTTTTTTCACTGGCAGCTTCAAGTTTCTGAAAATAAGCTACAGGGGGGGCCTTTCCTACATCAACCCTTGCAGGACAGACACAGAATCCCCAATCCTGGTAACCCTTGCTATTTGGCCACAGAGGCCCAAGCCCACAACCCCCCGTAATCCTTGGAATTCGGCCACAGAAGCCACTACCCCACTGTAACCTTTGCGGTACTGCCAAAGAGGCCTTTACGTTTCTCCTAAACTCCTGTttctccgttaacagatgacggacctgagtgagggcttgcttttttgtggattgagttgaagcttttattgggaacattttacataacgtttacgatcacatttatctggcgctctacgctgggcACTTACATcgaggtttacatctaaatcttcgAGTGATTCAGTaaatcagatgaaacccccaagggatccattcactataataaggcagcagaattactctggactccttcTAGCCTCTGTTCAAcgtttcctttttttcagaagtgcacaaaactgtggtcgatcaCGCTTTTATAttcacctaaaaagacagacactaccGGATCATAAGCCACATgggtccacagtgcctctatctgcctcattataaggaatcttatatcgccagaggttccgtctgaataccATATTTCAGAAATTTATATGGAAACCACcatgtaagcactcagcgcagagcacacgataaatgtgcgccgagccttactgtgatctttgggaggcagaatgaaaaaattaatagcaggtgaagaatttgttttatttattttttacgccgttcctcgtgcggtataagttattaggtgactttattcttcgggtcggtgcgattacagcgataccggaatttatatcgggtttttatgtttggctgctgtcacacactaaaagacgctttgtattaaaaaaaaaagtttttgcatgactatatttagacagctataatttttccatattttgacccacagagtcatgtgagggcttgttttttgcaggacgaactgacgtttttattggtaccatgtttgggcacatgacttttttttgatGGCTTTCGATTCTGATTTGTGGGagatagaatgaacaaaaatcagcaattcaagaactgattttgttttgttgtttttataccattccgcatgtggtaaaattgataaggcagctgtattcttcgggtcagtacgattacagagatacaacattaacatagtaacatagttagcaaggctgaaaaaagacatttgtccatccagttcagcctatattctgtcagaataaatccccagatctacgtccttctaaagaacctaataactgtaagatacaatattgttacgctccaggaagacatccaggcctctcttgaacccctcgactgagttctccATCACCACCTCCTTAGGCAAGGAATTCCAAATTATCACTGCcccaacagtaaagaatcctcttctatgttggtggaaaaaccttctctcctccagacgcagagaatgcccccttgtgaccatcacgttccttggtataaacagaccctcggagagatatttgtattgtccccttatatacttgtaCATGGTTATtaaatcgcccctcagtcgtcttttctctagactaaataatcctaattttgctaatctctctaggtattgtagttcccccatcccctttattaattttgttgccctcctttgtactcgctctagttccattatatccttcctgagcaccagtgtccaaaactgtacacagtgctccatgtggggtctaaccagggatttgtacagaggcagtataatgctctcatcatgtgtatcttttaatgcaccccatgatcctgtttgccttggcagctgctgcctggcactggctgctccatgtAAGTTTACCATTAACTAGGATACCCAAGTCcttcatgtcagatttacccaatggtttcccgttcagtgtgtaatggtgatattgattccttctttccatgtatataaccttacatttatcattgttaaaccgcatctgccacctcgcgGCCCAAGATTCCAACttttccagatccatctgtagcagcatACTatgttctcttgtattgactgctttacatagttttgtatcatctgcaaatatcgatattttactgtgtgaaCCTTCTacaagatcgttaataaatatgttgaatagGTCCcaccaccgacccctgcggtatcccactggtcacagcgacccagttagagaatctaCCATTTATAACCATTTATGTTTtttgatgttttgctgcttttccacaataaaatctattttaaagaaaaaataattatttttgcatctctttactctgagagctgtaactttttatttttccgctgatggagctatatggcttctttttttgcgggacaagatgacgttttcagcggtaccatatttatttatatttgtattttcgatcgcgttttattgcactttttgtttgacggtatgatgataaagcattgttttttgcctttgtgTTTTTTGTACAGTGTTCACTAAaagtgttaactagtgggacagttttatagagcaggtcattACAGACagaacaataccaaatatgtgtatattttttgtttattttttttacataaattttcaataatattttttctttttaatctttttttaaatgttttacattgtcccaggatgggacatcttctgcactgcagagcatcggAGCAGCGTCTGACAAGCAGGGAAAGAGGCATGTCAGCTCCTGCTTTTAGCAGTTGTTCACAGGCCACCTTCACTGAAGGACCCCGTGGACACGATCACTGAAGGAAAcgtgactgttgtggattctgtttgtgggctccctctggtggttactgctggtactgggtgactttggtgggttgcggcctttggtttccacctgtccatcagtggctgggtgtttcctattttacctggcctttctgtcatttcccttgccggctatcaatgtattcagatgtgctctgtttggttcctgcctacctgctcccagatctttcaggataagctaagtgctgattttcagttgttggtttttttgtccagcttgcttattatgtctctatgctagctggtagctctagtggactgaggttctccccatgtgccatgagttggcacatgggttcttgtaatctcaggatggttttttttgattagggttttttgctgaccgctcagtccccttttgtatcgttctgctttctagtttacagcgggcctcaatttgctaaaactatatatatcatctctatgtgtgtgccttcctctcatttcaccgtcaatacatgtggggggcaactatatcttttggggttcattccgctggaggcaagtgaggtctttattttctctgcagtgctagttagctcttaggctggtgcgtggcgtctagaaccaacgtaggcacgctccctggctatctctagttgcgtttgtcaggcgtagggcagcggtcagcccaggttccatcaccctagagctcgtccgtaatatatttgttctttgcttgtcctgtgctatccctagccattgggattcatgacagtattgccggcccacaaagtgttaattgtttgggctgaagcaggagaaagagaagtgtttaagggaaatttttattttttttttcccttcagagttttgctgcctagcccttaattgctgtctagctgcttcttacctcctcttaacccttgaatggctctgatcttagctgtttaacatggatgtccagagtttggcttccagcctgagtaatctcgcggcaaaagttcaaaacatacaggattttgttgttcacactcccatgtctgaacctagaattcctattccagaattcttttctggagatagatctaccttcctgaatttcaggaacaattgtaaattgtttctttctttaaaatctggctcctctggagaccctgctcaacaggtcaagattgtaatatctttcctgcggggcgaccctcagaattgggcatttgcattggcaccaggggatcctgcattgctcagtgtggatgcgttttttctggcattgggattgctctatgaagaacctaacctggagattcaggctgaaaaggctttattagccctctctcaggggcatgatgaagcggagatatattgtcagaagtttcggaaatggtcggtgcttactcagtggaatgagtgcgccctggctgcaaacttcagaaatggtctttctgaggccattaaggatattatggtggggttccctacgcctacaggtctgaatgagtctatggctatggccattcagattgatcggcgtttacgggagcgcaaacccgtgcaccagttggcggtgtcttctgaacaggcacctgagactatgcaatgtgatagaattcagtccagaagtgaacggcaaaattataggcggaaaaatggattgtgtttctattgtggtgattcagctcatgttatatcagcatgctctaaacgcacaaaaagggttgataaatcttttgccattggtactctgcagcctaagttcattttgtctgtgactctgattttttcactgtcttccatttccgtcgatgcctatgtggattcgggcgctgccctgagtcttatggattggtcgtttgctaaacgctgcggttttagtctggaacctctggaagttcctattcctctgaagggaattgactctacaccattggctatgaataaaccgcagtattggacacaagtgaccatgcgcatgactcccgttcatcaggaggtgattcgcttccttgtactttataatttacatgatgtactagtgcttggtctgccatggttacaaactcataatcctgtcctggactggaaaacaatgtctgtgttaagctggggatgtcagggggttcatgatgatgcacctccgatttcaatcgcttcatctactccttctgagatccctgcgtttttgtctgactatagggatgtttttgaggagcctaagctcaattcgctccctccgcatagagattgtgactgtgctatagaattgattcctggcagtaagttccctaagggtcgtttatttaatctgtcactgccagagcatactgctatgcggaattatattaaggagtccttggaaaagggacatattcgtccatcttcgtcccctctgggagcaggttttttttttgtggcaaaaaaagatggttccctgaggccttgtatagattatcgccttctgaataagattacagtcaaataccagtatccattgccattatttactgatttgtttgctcgcattaagggggctaggtggttcactaaaatagatcttcgcggtgcgtataatctggtgcggataaaacagggtgatgagtggaaaaccgcatttaatacgcctgagggccattttgagtatttggtaatgccttttggactctccaatgctccgtcagtctttcagtcctttatgcacaatattttccgtgaatatctggataagtttatgattgtgtatttggatgatattttggtgttttctgatgactgggagtctcatgttctacaggtcaggaaggtgtttcaggttctgcgggccaattctctgtttgtgaagggctcaaagtgtctcttcggagtccagaagatttcttttttggggtacattttttctccttctactattgagatggatcccgtcaaggttcaggcgatttgtgactggacacaacctacatctgttaagagccttcagaagttcttggggtttgctaatttttatcgtcggttcattgctaatttttccagtattgttaaacctttgactgatttgactaaaaagggtgctgatgttgctgattggtctcctgcggccgtggaggcctttcaggaacttaagcgccggttttcttctgctcctgtgttgtgtcaaccagatgtttcacttccttttcaggttgaggttgatgcttccgagattggagcgggggcggttttgtcacagagaagttctaatggctcggtgatgaagccatgtgcattcttctctcgaaaattctcgcccgccgagcgcaattatgatgtgggtaatcgggagcttttggccatgaagtgggcatttgaggagtggcgtcattggcttgagggtgctaaacatcgtgtggtggtcttgactgatcacaagaatctcatttaccttgagtctgccaggcgtttgaatcctagacaggctcgttggtcgttgtttttttctcgtttcaatttcgtggtttcatacctgccaggttcaaagaatgtgaaggcagatgctctttccaggagttttgtgcctgactctcctggagactctgggcctactggtatccttagggatggggtaatattgtccgccgtatccccagacttgcgacgtgcattgcaggagtttcaggtggataaaccggatcgttgtccaccagaaagactgtttgttccggatgattggaccagtagagtcatctccgaggtccattcttctgtgttggctggtcatcctggaatatttggtactagagacttggtggccaggtctttttggtggccttccttgtctagggatgtgcgtacctttgtgcagtcttgtgaagtgtgtgctcgagctaagccttgctgttctcgggccagtgggttgttgttatccttgcccatcccgaagaggccttggacgcacatttccatggattttatttctgatctcccggtttcacagaaaatgtccgttatctgggttgtgtgtgaccgcttttctaagatggttcatttggtgcccttgcctaagttgccttcctcctctgagttggtccctttattttttcagaacgtggttcgtttgcatgggattccggagaatatcgtttctgacaggggatcccagtttgtgtctagattttggcggacgttttgtgccaagatgggcattgatttgtctttctcgtctgcattccatcctcagacgaatggccagacggagcgaactaatcagaccttggaaacttatttaaggtgttttgtttctgctgatcaagatgactgggttgcttttttgccactggccgaatttgctcttaataatcgggctagttcggccacgttggtctctccttttttttgtaattcgtggtttcatcctcgtttttcctctggtcaggtggagccttcggattgtcctggagtggacgtggtggtggacaggctacatcagatttggaatcaggtggtggacaatttgaagttatctcaggagaagactcagcagtttgctaatcgccgtcgccgcgtgggtccccgacttcttgttggggatttggtgtggttgtcttctcgttttgtccctatgaaggtctcttctcctaagttcaagcctcggttcatcggtccttataggatctcggagattcttaaccctgtatcttttcgtttggatctcccagcatcgtttgctattcataatgtgttccatcggtcgttgttgcggaggtatgaggtgcccgttgttccttcggttgagcctcctgctccggtgctggtggagggagaattggagtatgttgttgagaagatcttggattctcgtgtttccaaacgcaaactccagtatttggttaagtggaagggttatggtcaggaggataattcctgggtggtcgcctccgatgttcatgcgactgatttggtccgcgccttccatagagctcaccctgatcgccctgggggttctcgtgagggttcggtgacccctcctcaaggggggggtactgttgtggattctgtttgtgggctccctctggtggttactgctggtactgggtgactttggtgggttgcggcctttggtttccacctgtccatcagtggctgggtgtttcctattttacctggcctttctgtcatttcccttgccggctatcaatgtattcagatgtgctctgtttggttcctgcctacctgctcacagatctttcaggataagctaagtgctgattttaagttgttggtttttttgtccagcttgcttattatgtctctatgctagctggtagctctagtggactgaggttctccccatgtgccatgagttggcacatgggttcttgtaatctcaggatggttttttttgattagggttttttgctgaccgctcagtccccttttgtatcgttctgctttctagtttacagcgggcctcaatttgctaaaactatatatatcatctctatgtgtgtgccttcctctcatttcaccgtcaatacatgtggggggcaactatatcttttggggttcattccgctggaggcaagtgaggtctttattttctctgcagtgctagttagctcttaggctggtgcgtggcgtctagaaccaacgtaggcacgctccctggctatctctagttgcgtttgtcaggcgtagggcagcggtcagcccaggttccatcaccctagagctcgtccataaTATATTTgttctttgcttgtcctgtgctatccctagccattgggattcatgacagtgaccCAGTGGACACGATCACTAAAGGAAACACACAGGTAGCCCCCTCCCTGTACGATCTCCTCTATGTctttgtcactattgacagcggcatcagagaagttaaataatattctttatttttatatagagctaacatattccgcagcgctttatagtttgcacacattatcatcgctgtctccgatggggctcacaatctacattccctatcagtatgtctttggaatgtgggaggaaaccggagtacctggaggaaacccacgcaaacacag contains:
- the TACO1 gene encoding translational activator of cytochrome c oxidase 1 translates to MSLALGRFCFSYRSSLWRSLSGCQKALETLHCPGREARLHTSAVASAGHNKWSKVKHIKGPKDAARSRLFNKLTVLIRVAVREGGPNPDFNPLLCQLVEQGRQRNMPKASIEAAIKGVDKSKPTSYALYQARGPGGCSLIIELLTDNTNRSFADLRLLLNKNGGTHTDALHCFNKKGVVTVQTQDRDGKPVQMEQAVELAIQAGAEDVEQVQDEEEEEKDVYKYICDSSTLRDVRNQLIVLGLVPISSGPEYLPNRTVQLSDTDKERVFKLLELIKDQPDVMRVYDNIE